In Abyssicoccus albus, the following proteins share a genomic window:
- a CDS encoding DUF6886 family protein has translation MRLFHVSEQSDIDQFEPRMHDELKREVVWAVDDDHLPNYLLPRDCPRVCVINRKLNTYQIDVPKSYKEEVLKKKIYIYEMPLEQFEEIDSNAGYYISTDVVKPLSVNTVADCVRAQRAFDVKLVFNEAFRERAEKVAKSKGEWSIIRYRI, from the coding sequence ATGAGACTATTTCATGTGAGTGAGCAGAGTGATATTGATCAATTTGAGCCGAGAATGCATGATGAATTAAAACGTGAGGTTGTATGGGCAGTGGATGATGATCATTTACCTAATTATTTGTTACCTAGAGATTGCCCAAGAGTTTGTGTCATTAACCGCAAATTAAATACGTATCAAATTGATGTGCCTAAATCTTATAAAGAAGAAGTGTTGAAGAAGAAAATTTATATTTATGAAATGCCTCTAGAACAATTTGAAGAAATTGACTCAAATGCAGGTTACTATATTTCTACTGACGTTGTTAAACCATTAAGTGTGAATACTGTAGCCGATTGTGTTCGAGCTCAACGTGCTTTTGATGTGAAACTTGTATTTAATGAAGCGTTCAGAGAAAGAGCTGAGAAAGTTGCTAAATCAAAAGGTGAATGGTCAATTATTCGATATAGAATATAA
- a CDS encoding fructose bisphosphate aldolase — MHKEHLEIAKNGKGFIAALDQSGGSTPKALKSYGVDESEYSNEQEMFDLVHEMRSRIITSPAFTSDKVVGAILFERTMDSKIDGKYTADYLSDIGVVPYLKVDKGLADLENGVQLMNPMPELDALLDRAVERNIFGTKMRSNIMELNEEGIKEVVKQQFEVGKQIIAKGLVPIIEPEVNIDAKDKEQIEEVLKNEILKELDQLSEEQPVMLKLTIPTKPNAYKELVDHPRVVRVVALSGGYSREDANEKLAQNEGVIASFSRALINDLRKSQSDEEFNKNLQDTIDSIYDASVNKK, encoded by the coding sequence ATGCATAAAGAACACTTAGAAATCGCAAAAAATGGTAAAGGATTTATCGCTGCATTAGACCAATCAGGTGGTTCAACACCTAAAGCATTGAAATCTTATGGTGTAGACGAAAGTGAATACTCAAATGAACAAGAAATGTTCGATTTAGTTCACGAAATGCGTTCACGTATTATTACATCACCAGCATTCACTTCAGATAAAGTCGTTGGTGCTATTCTTTTCGAACGTACTATGGATTCAAAAATCGACGGTAAATACACTGCTGATTATTTATCAGATATTGGTGTTGTACCGTACTTAAAAGTAGACAAAGGGTTAGCTGATCTTGAAAATGGTGTTCAACTGATGAATCCTATGCCTGAATTAGATGCATTATTAGACCGCGCTGTTGAGCGTAACATCTTTGGTACTAAAATGCGTTCTAACATTATGGAATTAAATGAAGAAGGTATTAAAGAAGTTGTTAAGCAACAATTTGAAGTCGGTAAACAAATCATTGCTAAAGGCTTAGTTCCAATTATCGAGCCAGAAGTAAATATCGACGCAAAAGATAAAGAACAAATTGAAGAAGTACTTAAAAATGAAATCTTAAAAGAATTAGATCAATTATCAGAAGAACAACCAGTAATGTTAAAATTAACGATCCCTACTAAACCTAATGCATACAAAGAATTAGTAGATCACCCACGTGTAGTTCGTGTAGTTGCTTTATCTGGTGGATACTCTAGAGAAGATGCTAATGAAAAACTTGCTCAAAACGAAGGTGTCATTGCAAGCTTCTCACGTGCATTAATCAATGATTTACGTAAATCTCAATCTGATGAAGAATTTAACAAAAACTTACAAGATACAATCGATTCTATCTACGATGCATCTGTAAATAAAAAATAA
- a CDS encoding FAD/NAD(P)-binding protein, translating to MKVGIVGFGLSGVSVLHELASYPLFKEMDIYIFDKPSRFAKGEPFEDDDKTLLLNMERKDMNFKAHTTPLTFDSYVNLHHPQYQSLNYLPRKFFGEYLYSQYEALYDNIGDGITEVYQRVDSIERNNDGSFDLNVNDAIYRVDALFLCIGTLPLHDPYELQGTPGYHYLPYPLNKNITNINDDEHIGILGSGLASIDIMRYLIINSYNQHIHIVSRGGEMPAVRGYEQDVSLKYFILEDLKNYVDDYETIPLNVLIKWFIEECELNGIPYKSLVHRKQGQVTEELQYDLEHLDEVGRYQSLIKAVNPVISFIWIHMTIDDRKKFLAEYGDALKLDLSPMPPHVAAWIIEQIEEGSIKSYEDVEQIESTEQGFKIHFDSSQEDLMVNRLINATGQILNIESLNEDHILHQLYKQRVIDDHPLGGINVEPSSQCVIKPDGEVLNQFMVLGHTTSGVNYVSNSVSILQKQAAQVVRHWMNN from the coding sequence ATGAAAGTTGGTATTGTTGGTTTCGGATTATCTGGTGTCAGTGTCCTTCATGAGTTAGCTTCTTATCCTCTATTTAAAGAAATGGATATTTATATCTTTGATAAACCTTCTCGTTTTGCAAAAGGAGAACCGTTTGAAGATGATGATAAGACATTATTGTTAAATATGGAACGTAAAGATATGAACTTCAAAGCACATACGACACCGCTGACATTTGATAGTTATGTCAATTTACATCATCCACAATATCAATCATTAAATTATTTACCTAGGAAGTTTTTTGGTGAATATTTATATAGTCAATACGAAGCGTTATATGACAATATCGGTGATGGTATTACCGAAGTGTATCAACGTGTTGACAGTATAGAACGTAATAATGATGGATCCTTTGATTTGAATGTCAACGATGCCATCTATCGCGTTGATGCACTTTTCTTATGTATTGGAACATTACCGTTGCATGATCCTTATGAACTTCAAGGCACACCAGGCTATCATTATTTACCATATCCATTGAATAAAAATATTACCAATATTAACGATGATGAACATATTGGTATCTTAGGTTCTGGTCTTGCTTCTATTGATATCATGAGGTATTTAATTATTAATAGTTATAATCAGCATATTCACATCGTGAGTCGTGGTGGTGAGATGCCAGCGGTACGTGGTTATGAGCAAGATGTTAGTTTGAAATATTTTATTTTGGAAGATTTAAAGAATTATGTTGATGACTATGAAACAATCCCATTAAATGTGCTAATCAAATGGTTCATAGAGGAATGTGAATTAAATGGAATTCCATACAAATCACTAGTTCATAGAAAACAAGGTCAAGTGACTGAAGAGTTGCAATATGACTTAGAACATTTAGATGAAGTAGGTCGTTATCAATCACTAATTAAAGCGGTTAATCCTGTTATTTCTTTTATATGGATACATATGACCATTGATGATCGTAAGAAGTTCTTAGCTGAATATGGTGATGCACTTAAATTAGACCTATCTCCAATGCCGCCACATGTTGCGGCGTGGATTATCGAACAGATTGAAGAAGGTTCAATCAAGTCATATGAAGATGTAGAACAGATTGAGTCGACTGAACAAGGGTTTAAGATTCATTTTGATTCAAGTCAGGAAGATTTAATGGTGAATCGATTAATTAATGCTACAGGTCAAATTTTAAATATCGAATCATTAAATGAAGATCATATACTTCATCAACTTTATAAACAACGTGTTATCGATGATCATCCATTAGGTGGAATTAATGTAGAACCGAGTAGTCAATGTGTTATCAAACCGGATGGGGAAGTATTAAATCAATTTATGGTGCTCGGTCATACAACTTCTGGTGTCAATTACGTGTCTAATTCAGTAAGTATACTACAAAAACAAGCCGCTCAAGTTGTGAGGCATTGGATGAATAATTAG
- a CDS encoding cold-shock protein, translated as MTQQGTVKWFNADKGFGFIEVEGGDDVFAHFSAIQGEGYKTLEEGQAVEFEIEEGQRGPQAANIVKL; from the coding sequence ATGACACAACAAGGTACAGTAAAATGGTTTAACGCAGACAAAGGTTTTGGATTCATCGAAGTTGAAGGTGGAGACGATGTATTCGCTCACTTCTCAGCAATTCAAGGTGAAGGTTACAAAACTTTAGAAGAAGGACAAGCTGTTGAATTCGAAATCGAAGAAGGCCAACGTGGACCTCAAGCAGCTAACATCGTTAAATTATAA
- a CDS encoding VOC family protein, which yields MTQLIPYLTFENTKEALEYYESLFGAKNINRMPVSAEQAEHFGVEQSDADNSTMHAEFEILGHKLYAADRFGDDAEFTDAMKLSLSYDKTDKENSEAVKQLFKKVAGDTNSIVVAELDVQFWGGEFGAVKDKYGIHWMFNGN from the coding sequence ATGACACAATTAATTCCATATTTAACTTTTGAAAACACGAAAGAAGCTTTAGAATATTACGAAAGTCTATTCGGAGCAAAAAACATTAACCGCATGCCTGTATCAGCGGAACAGGCAGAACATTTTGGTGTTGAGCAAAGTGATGCGGATAACAGTACGATGCATGCGGAGTTCGAAATTTTAGGTCATAAGCTTTATGCTGCGGATCGATTTGGTGATGATGCTGAATTTACAGATGCAATGAAACTATCGTTGTCTTATGACAAGACCGATAAAGAAAATAGCGAAGCGGTGAAACAATTATTCAAAAAAGTAGCAGGCGATACTAATTCGATCGTTGTTGCAGAACTAGACGTTCAATTTTGGGGTGGAGAGTTTGGTGCTGTAAAAGATAAGTATGGTATTCATTGGATGTTTAATGGTAATTAA
- a CDS encoding SDR family oxidoreductase — protein sequence MNILIVGANGQVAKQLVHKMKDEGKHNPIAMVRREDQIEQFNSIGVETRLIDLMDNQQTIEDGLNNIDSIVFSAGSGGHTGADQTMFIDLDGAVKVIEAAKSKNIKRFIMVSSFDTTRKAIEEAPESFRPYVIAKHYADIWLRGSGLDYTIVHPGKLENTPSTGKVNLAEQVELGSISREAVADVLLQVINNDNTIGKEFQIIDGDEDIIEAVQNY from the coding sequence ATGAATATATTAATCGTAGGTGCAAATGGACAAGTTGCGAAACAACTTGTTCATAAAATGAAGGACGAAGGTAAGCATAATCCAATCGCTATGGTTAGACGTGAAGACCAGATAGAACAATTTAACTCAATCGGAGTTGAGACGAGATTGATTGATTTAATGGACAACCAACAAACCATTGAAGATGGTTTGAACAATATCGATTCAATCGTATTCTCGGCTGGTTCTGGTGGTCATACTGGTGCGGATCAAACCATGTTTATTGATTTAGATGGTGCGGTTAAAGTAATAGAAGCTGCTAAATCAAAAAATATTAAGCGATTCATTATGGTTTCATCATTTGATACAACACGTAAGGCGATAGAAGAAGCCCCTGAATCGTTCAGACCGTATGTCATTGCAAAGCACTATGCGGATATTTGGTTAAGAGGATCAGGACTAGACTATACAATTGTTCATCCTGGTAAACTTGAAAACACACCGAGTACTGGTAAAGTAAACTTAGCCGAACAGGTTGAATTAGGTTCTATTTCAAGAGAAGCAGTTGCAGATGTGTTGTTACAAGTAATTAACAACGATAATACCATCGGTAAGGAATTTCAAATTATAGACGGTGATGAGGATATTATAGAAGCGGTTCAAAACTATTAA
- a CDS encoding patatin family protein — translation MLVNNTALVLEGGGLRGMYTAGVLEYFMTQSLYFKYNIGVSAGCSVAASYISRQPGRTRTANVDYVRDKRFLSIGNYIKNQEFLGMDFIYHTIPNELVPFDMDTFLKSEEDLVIVATDAHTAHPIYYKKSDIKEDIMTALRASSALPFMTQPVHFKGYTLYDGGIVDPIPYRRAMTDGYDKQIVILTRPVGYRKSERRHLMKLRRYPEVNKALSKRARLYNDTLDALEQRVTSNNAYIIQPSVDLKVDRMEKDQRKLLKLYQLGYEDAKRHHKTLLDFIYEHEQSEKHIK, via the coding sequence ATGTTGGTTAACAATACAGCATTAGTACTCGAAGGCGGTGGACTTCGTGGTATGTATACTGCAGGCGTATTAGAGTATTTCATGACGCAGTCATTATACTTCAAATATAATATTGGTGTCAGTGCAGGATGTAGTGTTGCGGCAAGTTATATTTCACGACAACCCGGTCGAACACGGACGGCCAATGTAGATTATGTTAGAGATAAGCGGTTTTTGTCGATTGGTAATTATATAAAGAATCAAGAGTTCCTAGGTATGGATTTTATTTACCACACCATTCCTAACGAGCTCGTACCATTTGACATGGACACTTTCTTAAAATCCGAAGAAGATTTAGTCATTGTCGCGACGGATGCACATACAGCGCATCCAATCTATTATAAGAAGTCGGACATTAAAGAGGATATTATGACAGCGCTTCGTGCAAGTAGTGCATTACCGTTTATGACGCAACCTGTCCATTTCAAAGGTTATACACTATATGATGGAGGAATTGTAGACCCTATCCCTTATCGAAGAGCGATGACGGATGGATATGATAAGCAAATTGTCATACTCACTCGACCGGTTGGTTATCGTAAAAGTGAGAGACGTCATTTAATGAAACTAAGACGCTACCCTGAAGTAAATAAAGCACTTAGTAAAAGAGCACGACTTTATAATGATACGTTGGACGCATTAGAACAAAGGGTCACATCGAATAATGCGTATATTATTCAACCATCTGTTGATTTAAAGGTAGATCGGATGGAAAAAGATCAACGTAAATTACTAAAGTTGTATCAATTAGGTTATGAAGATGCAAAGAGACATCACAAAACATTACTAGACTTTATTTACGAACATGAGCAGAGTGAAAAGCATATCAAGTGA